From the Bubalus kerabau isolate K-KA32 ecotype Philippines breed swamp buffalo chromosome 2, PCC_UOA_SB_1v2, whole genome shotgun sequence genome, one window contains:
- the CCDC54 gene encoding coiled-coil domain-containing protein 54, whose product MYKLQAKRVKAAAGQMWNSNFSKIRQSLKNAYHKCKNQYPNSTRCPTMTSHDCDQEDLNADEEINLLVMLQDIKTTQLELLSQMTGMICALSKIQEKTDFFQKQMQVLETKMNVNENKQCATAEDIFSVKEDVDALKKKVTELGNQNSCSNVHCLEVLDGEKGKEILELLHKVTQSETLKNTLTSIDSEVSSAEPEKVLSYPKSTDHLEEKTVSPQIKALKKSNYQNALRSFQKAKSNIYIYPDFNTWIKLTFVHGGKWRFFLSATKLEEFIQWLLSRPTLPPEEPQVITQKYCLFTGPITNLTTICVSVFNYIYCLFGSSKEEVTRL is encoded by the coding sequence ATGTACAAACTTCAAGCCAAAAGGGTAAAAGCTGCTGCTGGGCAGATGTGGAATTCAAATTTCTCCAAGATCAGACAATCTCTTAAAAATGCTTACCACAAATGTAAGAATCAGTATCCGAATTCAACCAGATGTCCAACTATGACTTCCCATGATTGTGATCAAGAGGACCTTAATGCTGATGAAGAAATTAATCTTCTAGTAATGCTCCAAGATATTAAAACCACCCAGCTTGAACTCCTCAGCCAAATGACTGGCATGATCTGTGCATTATCAAAAATCCAGGAaaagactgatttctttcagaagCAGATGCAAGTCCTGGAAACCAAAATGAATGTTAATGAAAATAAACAGTGTGCAACAGCTGAAGATATCTTCTCTGTGAAGGAAGACGTTGATGCTTTaaagaagaaggtgacagagctGGGAAACCAGAATTCTTGCTCCAATGTACATTGTTTAGAGGTCCTGGATGGGGAAAAGGGTAAAGAGATCCTAGAACTTCTTCACAAAGTCACACAATCAGAAACTCTGAAGAACACACTGACCTCTATAGATTCTGAAGTCTCTTCAGCAGAACCAGAGAAAGTACTCAGTTATCCTAAGTCCACTGATCATCTTGAGGAAAAAACAGTATCTCCCCAGATCAAAGCTCTGAAGAAAAGTAACTATCAAAATGCATTAAGAAGCTTCCAAAAAGCAAagtcaaatatttatatttacccGGACTTTAATACATGGATCAAGCTAACTTTTGTCCATGGAGGAAAGTGGAGATTTTTCCTCAGCGCAACCAAGTTAGAGGAATTCATCCAGTGGCTTCTTTCCAGGCCAACCCTCCCTCCTGAGGAACCACAAGTCATAACCCAGAAGTATTGTCTTTTCACTGGGCCTATCACAAACTTGACcaccatctgtgtctctgttttcaaCTACATTTATTGTCTTTTTGGTTCCTCAAAAGAGGAAGTAACTCGACTATAG